One Mycteria americana isolate JAX WOST 10 ecotype Jacksonville Zoo and Gardens chromosome 21, USCA_MyAme_1.0, whole genome shotgun sequence genomic region harbors:
- the UTP11 gene encoding putative U3 small nucleolar RNA-associated protein 11, with amino-acid sequence MSAAFRKAAKSGQRPHRERAQPASRKKLGLLEKKKDYRLRADDYHKKQNALRALQKKALDKNPDEFYFKMIRAELQDGVHVIKQPKDEVTPEQVKLMRTQDIKYVEMKRVAEAKKIERLKSELHLLGAEGKKPNKHVFFFDTHKEVQEFDIATHLDTVPELVDRVYNRPTIATLQKETLKGATDPAHLKKLSQQRKNQYDLLKQRIEREKAMFVVAQKIQTRKDLLDKTHKVKVKRETTNGPAIYKFKFQRKR; translated from the exons atgtCGGCCGCCTTCAGGAAAGCCGCCAAGTCGGGGCAGCGCCCGCACCGCGAGCGGGCACAG CCCGCCTCCCGGAAGAAGCTGGGcttgctggagaagaagaaggactACAGGCTCCGCGCCGA tgactATCACAAGAAACAGAATGCCCTCAGAGCACTTCAAAAGAAAGCTCTGGACAAGAATCCTGATGAGTTCTACTTTAAAATGATACGTGCAGAGCTCCAG GATGGAGTTCATGTGATAAAGCAGCCAAAGGATGAAGTGACGCCGGAACAGGTTAAATTGATGAGGACACAGGATATTAAATATGTGGAAATGAAAAGAGTGGCAGAAGCCAAG aaaatCGAGAGGCTGAAGTCGGAGCTCCATCTGCTGGGCGCTGAGGGGAAGAAGCCCAACAAGCACGTCTTCTTTTTCGATACCCATAAAGAAG ttCAGGAGTTTGATATTGCAACTCATCTGGATACTGTTCCAGAGCTCGTGGATAGAGTGTACAACCGACCGACCATTGCAACACTGCAGAAAGAGACACTGAAAGGAGCTACTGATCCTGCCCACTTAAAG aaattaTCCCAGCAAAGGAAGAATCAGTATGACCTCCTGAAGCAGCGCATTGAAAGAGAAAAGGCCATGTTTGTTGTTGCACAGAAAATCCAGACACGTAAAGATCTCTTG GACAAAACTCATAAAGTAAAGGTGAAGAGAGAGACAACAAATGGTCCAGCTATTTACAAATTCAAATTTCAACGGAAACGTTAG